A DNA window from Plasmodium brasilianum strain Bolivian I chromosome 12, whole genome shotgun sequence contains the following coding sequences:
- a CDS encoding translation initiation factor eIF-2B subunit gamma → MSNNSNNNNNMSNNSNNNNMSNNSNDNGNSNNSNDNGNSNNNMWQNCCDASDFIVVNCDILGFVDFHSLANLFRGENAICALLLLEDSEPNSNKKKKEIKDEYANLENNVWVCIDKNSKVVSIKDTLSMKQNGKLKISKINLLFHKKFILKTDLIDSHVYIFKNYVLDIMENKKNFSSIKYDLIPYLVKIQNTRRAAEYYLEAEFKFNMYKKLINKYEEGEDVNKEGRKDKIIDNLVDKVLIMNIKVKTKMNKKGKKQIGISPISILRHENVESVVCYVQPKTNGFCQRINSIPNFFKANLLFCVSRHDQLKNVLPPYCFFLLSDKNQVYKDCIISSQFEYEENVHLKKSVLGKNVKIKKNSSMSRSICMDNITINENCTIQNCIICQNVVIEHNCKLTDCIVRENSIIEKDSIFEKETLPLFIS, encoded by the exons atgagtaataatagtaataataataataatatgagtaataatagtaataataataatatgagtaataatagtaatgacaatggtaatagtaataatagtaatgacaatggtaatagtaataataatatgtggCAGAACTGCTGTGACGCT TCCGACTTCATAGTAGTCAACTGCGATATCCTGGGCTTCGTCGATTTCCACTCCTTGGCAA ACCTTTTTAGAGGGGAGAACGCCATATGCGCTTTATTATTACTGGAAGACAGTGAACCAaattctaataaaaaaaaaaaagaaataaaagatgaATATGCAAACTTAGAAAACAATGTATGGGTTTGTATTGATAAGAATAGTAAAGTGGTTAGCATAAAAGATACATTATCAATGAAACAGAATGGAAAGCTAAAAATtagcaaaataaatttattatttcataaaaaatttatattaaaaacagATTTGATAGACAgtcatgtgtatatatttaaaaattacgtACTTGatataatggaaaataaaaagaatttctCGAGCATCAAG TATGATCTGATACCCTATCTAGTGAAGATACAAAACACGCGAAGGGCGGCAG AGTACTACTTAGAAGCCgaatttaaatttaacatGTACAAGAAGTTGATTAATAAATACGAGGAGGGAGAAGATGTTAACAAAGAAGGAAGAAAGGACAAGATCATAGATAACTTGGTTGATAAGGTACTGATAATGAACATAAAAGTGAAAActaaaatgaacaaaaaaggaaaaaaacaaattggTATCAGTCCAATTTCCATTCTGAGA CATGAAAATGTCGAGAGCGTTGTTTGCTACGTGCAGCCGAAGACGAATGGGTTTTGCCAGAGGATCAACAGCATAcctaattttttcaaagcGAACTTACTG TTTTGTGTTTCTAGACACGATCAGCTTAAAAACGTATTGCCGccatattgtttttttctcctAAGCGACAAGAATCAAGTC TACAAGGATTGTATAATAAGCAGCCAATTTGAATATGAAGAGAACGTACACTTGAAAAAATCAGTCCTAG GTAAAAATgtgaagataaaaaaaaattcctcaATGAGCAGGAGTATATGCATGGACAACATAACTATAAATGAGAACTGCACTATCCAGAATTGTATTATTTGCCAAAATGTCGTTATTGAGCATAATTGCAag TTAACTGATTGCATTGTACGAGAAAATAGCATAATTGAGAAAGACAGTATCTTTGAGAAAGAGACACttcctttatttatttcataa
- a CDS encoding translation initiation factor eIF-2B subunit gamma: MNYANNSNGLLNNNESSEVNSFLSNYENLNISKNSTAEEIAEKYLRSKLSFDYKHINKVNYNINSTGNYCENSNNYNNSNISHNSSNNHNNHKSNSYSKYNMDMPSDHKNLNNSAHNKNDDKLNYLNNITNNNYSSYERNGNFPYDNNNINKVSKFSNLVNNNVHLNYSNDKNDEKKEYTNLILNTGHVNYLATTSTSTGLTEFSQMNKFKEQQTNNIYENNHFFKYNDKKSKLNYHHMGVLEKENLKNIDELMSGYDDDRNHDEHNNRRSRGRSRGRSSSRDTLKYKHSTSKPHIENEKGRSEISEKENFITSLAKKRELLSGHTYYTDQNKYKHEYNNSRISKCYTENSKFNNKKKNLMQRNKDYVQYLSNRNSILKNELSIKKDLMKKISVPAKFEYTQHMKNKINNKMNMNRSKHHRSFFNSFYKTEKALYSDTGLINSSMNIFNRNSGTHNSGTHNGSTNSNIHLRTFEKESTKLSEKNDPTFYLANGLAANMNNMENADIPFDISFLKSTCSDSSKIIDSPLNYDNDRDNNYGNYNDNNDILSAASCVMKKIKNNTMIMNNINIPNCNSNKDSLIFYSDTKNNKNHIGDSVIYDENNEEKKNRAVEYISPSSINYTHIMNINNNTKQHIDKKDIFLSTNKSIVLTQNNEKVKDDYPYMEVDREECAPNLIQKNNRNMSNNISNINNLYREKEKLKNFSNPSEYHLGQDENMNEYDDFRGTGLQSGQQNGTIHSTINSAISSTINSTPSNTNSVNLSVNVNIAKSTRTNTNNEIKKGENNKYLDSNLTYSKNNNTHEKNFVPGRNFAFSSENRCPQNNSMFSSTFTSNYNSNYNHNSNSFREYLGHAKKVDVNENRIDTYDKKGADILSLYFSENKLNSIFNNNVKKGFSRNNNNGNNGNNSSYSGNRGNDSMHSTAEGRKGLMGNQNNKLRLQSKLKKSNVISTSSRSTMHYFLQNEFSSTNKDKSNVHELNNINNYEDYCKYISESINYMPITIKNMNILLALALYFLNFTINNNSTKNEFPDDVLIKLLNKFLFCLNLKTCLLKETKMMNTNENKYYYIQIKHNENILNNTTVHMKKEKSEMEALRGKEERKDELVRCKKEGISQDTTACPASFFTFYNKRIIKNRKEESDKKADKGFEMSKNYVGNENTGNDNNNYYNNSNNNNNNNNNNNNNNNNNNNNNNNNNNNNNDNSNNNGSSDNGSGNNNGSSSHKKKCFYMDENMKIISLVEIYKIAWCLCVLKKNCLYIDLLRILYKEIECVNIEKELVFCVLYIFKYCNIIEVEECKTNLNNHISMNLENNNNENLCMYLHLLNICTLHDQKFLTNGHKKNIDKIIAYFYDQIENLNIYVCTNILCVLANLNIKNHEYPYFFNKMLNYFRSNIKKMNKSVLLVNIMWSLCIIEVTCSEFLKDLSEYVINILHFIPLSEFITISCSFSCQKMLIIKNYFEHVKKTNEVKIQHKYLLNLPKELVDEYKKYEFSINEYYEKKKIFPYYFYRKPICHSIIFKILAYNFLHYEQKQEATPHQVLTNHIPDDNVSGKIRSKISGNNNRNCNLFLPDPDSASRKTGRSLSVETKKENTNSEREANMHNSRFNSSNISRNVKHSRVIPDDEMTSFSSSSSVQKNDSGRSRHKNGNSKLLSEKNECTMKIYGENGTVNNDSLFNMNKSGNIAASDLKNNLNKNKYFKKYNEKKKIKEYYNVCNRNNNYEFVLNSCERILFANLIEDCCNNFDALNSLHLIELLYTLCILNLDKSKIVKIVERKIDQHIFNENYEKFLKKKKYVHKEYSQEEIENERSEMIILNYIYNKFVEEHLLRGTVTSRAAATGATTASTTIATTTAAVATTSTTTATDCNSNINSAITKSDADYAFALVLDNIHFRKYINDEHYLNVIKANKGPVGESKGAFYKLKNILNAATCKEKDLGKDTNVKENSCTTAPATTTTTTGTTTTLEDRNTKKDLDKGEKKNREKNYKNILTIRQNNEATHMITSTDIKNNKLNTTNFSILNEVDDVVSNYYNKNNNNPYPVVQTVTDSSNNNYMNTNIHNYYNSNNIKHNETYDNVLLLQQESQQYGITNKGNNKESIMMHIYENRSDREKHTDKSTLNELLYMQNRGNNNSNNNNHNSGNHNNNTYINNNEERNTDNYATHDECEDKKQLNEFKNDLKNTYDIAIAYYNKRTKHTILEKTNKNNVLFKGSESEKFSKQRTEDIINSKINNLEVCTPEICSPEIYHNIITKRNIQKIVDDHTQEQQSKQKLSTISSSSSCENKIKLKKMHHLDKFNFYKIFSLGRMSNATHSRVPLGTFVEFQVVILTNDENHFSSELCDSTCKGLIKISNRCMIYYILKNIIEQKLKYITIVVNQKYYEDMVTYINDTFPDNYKFDDKKNKNNYCIDVEACTTSGNHEVGSIQSLLQIRSKIKVKRKE, translated from the exons ATGAACTACGCAAATAACAGCAATGGTTTACTGAATAATAACGAGAGTAGTGAAGTTAATTCCTTTTTGAgcaattatgaaaatttaaatatttcaaagaACAGCACTGCCGAAGAAATAGCAGAGAAGTATTTAAGAAGCAAATTAAGTTTTgattataaacatattaataaggtaaattataatattaacagcACAGGCAATTATTGCGAAAACAGTAATAActataataacagtaatatcAGTCATAACAGTAGTAACAATCATAACAACCATAAAAGTAATAGCTATAGTAAGTATAATATGGATATGCCATCGGACcacaaaaatttaaataatagtgctcataataaaaatgatgacAAATTAAACTATTTGAATAATAtcacaaataataattattcaaGTTATGAACGAAATGGGAATTTTCCCTATGATAATAACAACATAAATAAGGTATcaaaattttctaatttagTTAACAATAatgttcatttaaattattctaacgataaaaatgatgagaaaaaggaatatacaaatttaattCTGAACACTGGTCATGTTAATTATTTAGCCActacttctacttctactGGTCTAACAGAATTTAgtcaaatgaataaatttaaagaGCAGCAAACGAATAATATCTATGAGAACAatcattttttcaaatataatgataaaaaaagtaaattaaattatcacCACATGGGAGTCttggaaaaggaaaatttgaaaaatattgatGAGTTAATGAGCGGATATGATGATGATAGAAATCATGATGAACATAACAACAGAAGAAGTAGAGGAAGAAGTAGAGGCAGAAGTAGCAGTAGGGATActttaaaatacaaacataGCACAAGCAAACCCCATATAGAGAATGAAAAAGGAAGGAGCGAAATAtcggaaaaggaaaattttattacatcTTTGGCTAAAAAAAGAGAGTTGTTGTCTGGTCACACATATTATACTGATCAGAATAAATACAAACATGagtataataatagcagGATAAGTAAATGTTATACGGAGAATTccaaatttaataataaaaaaaaaaatttaatgcaAAGGAATAAAGACTATGTGCAATACTTAAGTAACAGAAATagcattttgaaaaatgaattgTCAATAAAGAAagatttaatgaaaaaaataagcgtGCCTGCAAAATTTGAATACACACaacatatgaaaaataaaataaacaataaaatgaACATGAATAGAAGTAAGCATCATAGATCCTTCTTTAACTCTTTCTATAAGACTGAGAAGGCGTTATATAGCGACACAGGGTTAATCAACAGTAGCATGAACATATTCAATAGGAATAGCGGAACGCATAATAGCGGAACGCATAACGGCAGCACAAATAGTAACATCCACTTACGAACTTTCGAAAAAGAAAGCACCAAATTAAGTGAAAAGAACGATCCCACTTTCTACTTAGCAAACGGGTTAGCAGCAAATATGAACAACATGGAAAATGCAGATATCCCATTTGACATAAGTTTTCTAAAATCTACCTGTTCCGACTCGAGTAAAATCATTGACTCCCCTTTGAACTACGATAATGATAGGGACAACAACTACGGTAACTACAACGATAACAACGACATCTTAAGTGCAGCAAGCTGTGTTATGAAAAAGATCAAAAACAATACAATGATAATGAACAACATAAATATTCCAAACTGTAATTCAAATAAagattctttaattttttatagtgatacaaaaaataataaaaatcatataGGAGACAGTGTaatatatgatgaaaataatgaagaaaaaaaaaatagagcaGTTGAATATATATCACCTAGTAGTATTAACTATACccatataatgaatattaataataatacaaagcAACATATAGATAAGAAAGATATATTTCTAAGTACTAATAAATCAATTGTGTTAacacaaaataatgaaaaagtgaAAGATGACTATCCTTATATGGAAGTGGACAGGGAAGAATGTGCCCCAaatttaattcaaaaaaataatagaaatatgAGTAACAACATttctaatattaataatttatatagagagaaagagaaattaaaaaacttcTCTAATCCATCTGAATATCATCTTGGTCAGGATGAAAATATGAACGAATACGACGATTTTAGAGGAACAGGCCTACAAAGTGGACAACAAAATGGCACTATACATAGCACCATAAATAGCGCCATAAGTAGTACTATAAATAGCACTCCCAGTAACACAAATAGTGTAAATCTTAgtgtaaatgtaaatatagcaaaaaGCACACGCACTAATACCAACAACGAAATAAAGAAGggggaaaataataaatacttaGATTCTAACTTAACGTATAGCAAGAATAATAATACGCACGAAAAGAATTTCGTCCCTGGTAGAAACTTCGCTTTTAGCAGCGAAAACAGGTGCCCACAAAATAATAGTATGTTCAGTAGTACTTTCACAAGTAACTACAATAGTAACTACAACCACAACAGCAACAGTTTCAGGGAATACTTGGGACACGCGAAAAAAGTAGATGTGAACGAGAATAGAATAGATACATATGATAAAAAGGGGGCCGACATTCTTTCCCTGTACTTttcagaaaataaattaaacagCATATTTAACAATAATGTCAAAAAAGGCTTCTCGCGAAACAACAATAATGGAAATAATGGCAATAATAGTAGTTATAGTGGCAATAGGGGTAATGACAGTATGCACAGTACCGCAGAGGGGAGGAAAGGACTTATGGGGAATCAGAATAATAAACTGCGTCTTCAGAGCAAGTTAAAAAAGAGTAATGTAATTAGCACCAGTAGCAGGAGTACtatgcattattttttgcaaaatgaGTTTTCAAGTACTAATAAGGATAAAAGTAATGTACACgagttaaataatataaataattatgaagaCTATTGTAAGTATATTAGTGAATCGATAAATTACATGCCAATAACAATTAAAAACATGAACATATTACTAGCTCTAgccttatattttttaaattttaccattaacaataattcgacaaaaaatgaattccCAGATgatgtattaataaaacttttaaacaaattcttattttgtttaaatttaaaaacatgcttattaaaagaaacgaaaatgatgaataccaatgagaataaatattattatatacaaataaagcATAACgaaaatatacttaataatACTACTGTTCATATGAAGAAGGAAAAGAGTGAAATGGAAGCACTCCgaggaaaagaagaaagaaaagacGAACTGGTAAGGTGCAAAAAGGAAGGGATTTCCCAAGATACAACTGCATGTCCAGCTAgcttttttacattttacaataaaagaataattaaaaatagaaaggaGGAAAGTGACAAGAAAGCGGATAAAGGATTTGAGATgagtaaaaattatgttgGAAATGAAAACACtggtaatgataataataattactataataatagcaacaacaataataataacaacaataataataacaacaacaataataataacaacaacaataataataacaacaacaataataataatgacaatAGCAACAACAATGGCAGCAGTGACAATGGAAGTGGTAACAACAACGGCAGTAGTAGTCACAAGAAAAAATGCTTTTACATGgatgaaaatatgaaaatcaTTAGCCTagtagaaatatataaaatagctTGGTGTTTGTgtgtgttaaaaaaaaattgtttgtACATTGACTTGTTAAGAATATTGTATAAAGAAATAGAATGTGTGAATATAGAAAAGGAACTAGTGTTTTGtgttctttatatttttaaatattgcaACATCATTGAAGTAGAAGAATGTAAAACAAATTTGAATAATCATATATCGAtgaatttagaaaataataataatgaaaacttatgtatgtatttacatttattaaatatttgcaCCTTGCATGATCAGAAATTTTTAACGAATggtcataaaaaaaatattgataaaattattgcatatttttacgATCAAATAgagaatttaaatatatatgtgtgtactaatatattatgtgttttggcaaatttaaatataaaaaatcatgaatatccatatttttttaataaaatgttgaATTATTTTAGAAGTAATATCAAGAAAATGAACAAAAGTGTATTGCTTGTTAATATTATGTGGTCGTTATGTATTATCGAGGTGACTTGttcagaatttttaaaagatttaagtgaatatgttataaacattttacattttattccTTTGTCGGAATTTATAACAATATCATGTAGTTTCAGTTGTCAAAAAATGTTGAttatcaaaaattattttgaacaTGTCAAAAAGACAAACGAAGTAAAAATacaacataaatatttactcaACCTTCCAAAGGAGTTAGTTGAtgagtataaaaaatatgaattttcaataaatgaatattatgaaaaaaagaaaatttttccttattatttttacagaAAACCAATATGTCACTcgattatttttaaaattttagcTTACAATTTTTTGCACTATGAGCAAAAGCAGGAAGCAACTCCTCATCAAGTACTGACAAACCACATCCCTGATGACAATGTCAGCGGCAAAATTAGAAGCAAAATCAGTGGCAATAATAATCGTAATTGTAATTTGTTCTTACCTGACCCGGACAGTGCAAGCAGAAAAACTGGCAGAAGTTTAAGTGTAGAGaccaaaaaggaaaatactAACAGTGAAAGGGAAGCAAACATGCACAATTCACGGTTTAACAGTTCAAACATTTCCCGAAACGTTAAGCACAGCAGAGTGATACCTGACGATGAGATGACCTCCTTCTCTTCCTCCTCATCAGTACAAAAGAATGATAGCGGAAGAAGTAGACATAAGAATGGAAATAGTAAACTATTGagtgaaaaaaatgagtGTACAATGAAAATTTATGGGGAAAATGGAACCGTAAATAATGACTCCCTTTTCAACATGAACAAGTCAGGTAATATCGCAGCTAgcgatttaaaaaataatttaaacaaaaataaatatttcaaaaagtacaatgaaaagaaaaaaataaaagaatattacaACGTATgcaatagaaataataactaTGAGTTTGTGTTAAATTCCTGTGAACGAATTTTATTTGCAAATTTGATCGAAGATTGttgtaataattttgatGCATTAAATTCTCTTCACCTTATTGAActgttatatacattatgtatattaaatttagACAAGAGTAAGATTGTCAAAATTGTAGAGAGGAAAATAGATCAACacatatttaatgaaaactatgaaaaatttctaaaaaagaagaagtatGTGCATAAGGAGTACTCTCAAGAAGAGATAGAAAATGAAAGGAGTGaaatgattattttaaattacatatacaaCAAGTTTGTTGAGGAACACCTATTGCGTGGTACTGTTACTTCTCGTGCTGCTGCTACAGGTGCTACTACCGCGAGTACTACTattgctactactactgctgctGTTGCTACTACttctactactactgctactgactgtaatagtaatattaatagtgCTATTACCAAAAGCGATGCAGATTATGCCTTTGCCCTCGTTCTTGACAATATACATTTccgaaaatatataaatgatgaGCATTATTTGAATGTTATTAAGGCAAATAAGGGACCAGTAGGGGAAAGTAAAGGTGCCTTTTATAAgctgaaaaatattttaaatgcaGCAACTTGCAAGGAAAAGGATCTAGGGAAAGACACAAATGTAAAGGAAAACAGCTGTACTACTGCTCCTGCCACTACAACTACTACCACTGGTACTACTACAACGCTTGAGGATCgtaatacaaaaaaggaCTTAGACAAaggagaaaagaaaaatagagaaaaaaattacaagaaCATTTTAACCATTCGCCAAAACAATGAAGCAACACATATGATAACAAGCActgatattaaaaataataaattgaatACAACTAACTTTTCCATTCTAAATGAAGTCGATGATGTGGTGAGTAACtactataataaaaataataataatcctTATCCTGTTGTCCAAACAGTAACAgatagtagtaataacaactatatgaatacaaacatacacaattattataatagtaataatattaagcaTAACGAAACATACGATAATGTACTACTACTGCAGCAGGAAAGCCAACAGTATGGTATTACaaataaaggaaataataaGGAGAGCATCATgatgcatatatatgaaaacagGAGCGATAGGGAAAAACACACGGACAAAAGCACCTTGAATGAGTTACTATATATGCAAAACAGaggcaataataatagtaataataacaatcaTAATAGTGGTAaccataataataatacgtACATCAATAACAACGAAGAGAGAAATACAGATAACTATGCCACCCATGATGAATGTGAGGATAAGAAGCAActaaatgaatttaaaaatgacttaaaaaatacttatgATATAGCTATtgcatattataataaaagaacgAAACATACCATTttggaaaaaacaaataaaaacaatgtaCTGTTCAAAGGAAGTGAAAGCGAAAAATTTTCGAAGCAAAGAACAGAGGATATTATAAATTCGAAGATTAACAATTTGGAGGTTTGCACCCCTGAGATTTGTAGTCCTGAGATTTATCATAATATCattacaaaaagaaatattcaaAAGATAGTTGATGATCATACACAAGAACAGCAATCCAAACAAAAATTGTCCACAATTAGCTCTTCTTCTTCGTGTGAAAacaagataaaattaaaaaaaatgcatcatttggataaatttaatttttataaaattttt TCCCTAGGAAGAATGTCAAATGCAACTCATTCGCGGGTGCCCCTTGGAACGTTCGTTGAATTCCAAGTGGTGATACTAACAAATGATGAAAATCATTTTTCGAGTGAATTATGTGATAGTACTTGTAAGGGATTAATAAAGATAAGCAATAGATGtatgatttattatattcttaaaaatataattgaacaaaaattaaaatatattactattgtGGTGAATCAGAAGTACTATGAAGATAtggttacatatataaatgatacaTTCCCGGATAATTACAAATTTGatgataagaaaaataaaaataattattgcaTAGATGTTGAAGCTTGTACAACTAGTGGTAACCACGAAGTGGGATCCATTCAGTCTCTACTCCAGAtaagaagtaaaataaaggtaaaaagaaaagaataa